The genomic DNA AATATTTCTGCGCCTCTTTTAAAAGGGATGCTAGTCTGTCAGCTTCACTAACAACATGTTCACGCCTTATAATCTTATTTACAGCAATTACCGACAACGCAAGAAGTATTGCAATAATTGCAATAACAACAATAAGTTCAATAACAGTAAAGGCTTTTCTGTCATTCTTTACATCTCGTAGCAAGCTAGAAAAAATATATGCCATT from Deferribacterota bacterium includes the following:
- a CDS encoding prepilin-type N-terminal cleavage/methylation domain-containing protein encodes the protein MAYIFSSLLRDVKNDRKAFTVIELIVVIAIIAILLALSVIAVNKIIRREHVVSEADRLASLLKEAQKY